In Oncorhynchus clarkii lewisi isolate Uvic-CL-2024 chromosome 2, UVic_Ocla_1.0, whole genome shotgun sequence, one DNA window encodes the following:
- the LOC139368613 gene encoding RNA-binding protein, mRNA-processing factor 2a isoform X2: MSLKSDSEPNNNVVSLEEEVRTLFVSGLPVDIKPRELYLLFRPFKGYEGSLIKLTSKQPVGFVTFDNRTGAEAAKNALNGIRFDPESPQTLRLEFAKANTKMAKSKLMATPNPSNIHPALGAHFIARDPYDLTGAALIPTSPEAWAPYPLYTTELPPGLPHAAFTYPAAAAAAAALHAQMRWYPSPSETSQPGWKSRQFC, encoded by the exons ATGAGTCTCAAATCTGATTCTGAGCCGAACAACAATGTTGTATCCTTGGAAGAGGAG GTACGAACTCTCTTTGTCAGCGGCCTTCCAGTTGATATCAAGCCACGGGAACTCTACCTGCTCTTCAGACCATTCAAG GGTTATGAAGGATCCCTTATTAAGTTGACTTCAAAGCAG CCTGTCGGGTTTGTTACCTTTGACAACCGGACAGGTGCTGAAGCTGCGAAGAACGCATTAAAT gGGATCCGTTTTGACCCCGAGAGTCCCCAGACCCTGCGCTTAGAGTTCGCTAAAGCCAACACGAAGATGGCAAAGAGTAAGCTGATGGCCACACCGAACCCCTCAAATATCCACCCAGCTCTAGGAGCACACTTCATTGCACGGGACCCAT ATGACCTAACAGGGGCAGCACTGATCCCGACCTCTCCCGAGGCGTGGGCCCCTTACCCACTGTACACCACGGAGCTTCCCCCTGGGCTCCCCCATGCTGCCTTCACCTACCCGGCCGCTGCCGCTGCTGCCGCAGCCCTCCACGCCCAG ATGCGTTGGTACCCGTCCCCATCTGAAACCTCACAACCAGGATGGAAATCCCGTCAGTTCTGTTAA
- the LOC139368613 gene encoding RNA-binding protein, mRNA-processing factor 2a isoform X1 — protein sequence MSLKSDSEPNNNVVSLEEEVRTLFVSGLPVDIKPRELYLLFRPFKGYEGSLIKLTSKQPVGFVTFDNRTGAEAAKNALNGIRFDPESPQTLRLEFAKANTKMAKSKLMATPNPSNIHPALGAHFIARDPYDLTGAALIPTSPEAWAPYPLYTTELPPGLPHAAFTYPAAAAAAAALHAQVRDQPMRWYPSPSETSQPGWKSRQFC from the exons ATGAGTCTCAAATCTGATTCTGAGCCGAACAACAATGTTGTATCCTTGGAAGAGGAG GTACGAACTCTCTTTGTCAGCGGCCTTCCAGTTGATATCAAGCCACGGGAACTCTACCTGCTCTTCAGACCATTCAAG GGTTATGAAGGATCCCTTATTAAGTTGACTTCAAAGCAG CCTGTCGGGTTTGTTACCTTTGACAACCGGACAGGTGCTGAAGCTGCGAAGAACGCATTAAAT gGGATCCGTTTTGACCCCGAGAGTCCCCAGACCCTGCGCTTAGAGTTCGCTAAAGCCAACACGAAGATGGCAAAGAGTAAGCTGATGGCCACACCGAACCCCTCAAATATCCACCCAGCTCTAGGAGCACACTTCATTGCACGGGACCCAT ATGACCTAACAGGGGCAGCACTGATCCCGACCTCTCCCGAGGCGTGGGCCCCTTACCCACTGTACACCACGGAGCTTCCCCCTGGGCTCCCCCATGCTGCCTTCACCTACCCGGCCGCTGCCGCTGCTGCCGCAGCCCTCCACGCCCAGGTGAGGGACCAACCG ATGCGTTGGTACCCGTCCCCATCTGAAACCTCACAACCAGGATGGAAATCCCGTCAGTTCTGTTAA